One genomic segment of Rhodohalobacter mucosus includes these proteins:
- a CDS encoding helix-turn-helix transcriptional regulator, producing MTDIKKKIAEVAEKDKSKWLEKAKYRRENRDWLVKSKRIALRVLGVLKERGMQQKELAEKLGVSKQQVSKIVKGKENLTLETISKLEKALEISLLIIPSHKSESDQQEKPARAQVDQFSKLKETATILSQIEPQLISYLQVAMDSEEYAARESVKRTFINLFDEIRRDETKDNKYLFSYLLSDVRHQYINTVKEEVRNSFAKNIPTVKTHFSSKVKWTQANKQVWESPEDKPKMMLVG from the coding sequence ATGACTGATATAAAGAAAAAAATAGCTGAAGTAGCTGAGAAAGATAAAAGCAAGTGGCTTGAAAAAGCTAAATATCGTCGTGAAAATCGTGATTGGTTAGTGAAATCAAAGCGTATAGCTCTGCGTGTACTCGGTGTGCTCAAGGAAAGAGGTATGCAGCAGAAAGAGTTGGCGGAAAAGTTAGGGGTATCCAAACAGCAGGTGAGCAAAATTGTGAAAGGAAAAGAGAACCTGACTCTCGAAACAATTTCAAAGCTTGAGAAAGCTTTGGAGATATCTTTGTTAATAATTCCAAGCCATAAATCTGAATCAGATCAACAAGAGAAACCAGCTAGAGCTCAAGTAGATCAATTTAGTAAATTAAAGGAAACAGCAACTATTCTTTCACAAATTGAACCGCAATTGATTAGTTATCTGCAAGTAGCCATGGATTCTGAAGAATATGCTGCTCGTGAAAGTGTCAAAAGAACATTTATTAATCTTTTTGATGAAATCAGAAGAGATGAGACTAAAGATAACAAGTACTTGTTTAGTTATTTGTTATCTGATGTACGTCATCAATACATTAACACAGTTAAAGAAGAGGTTAGGAATAGTTTTGCAAAAAATATCCCTACTGTTAAAACACACTTCTCCTCTAAAGTCAAATGGACTCAAGCAAATAAGCAGGTTTGGGAATCACCTGAGGATAAACCAAAAATGATGCTTGTTGGATGA